DNA from Salvelinus alpinus chromosome 17, SLU_Salpinus.1, whole genome shotgun sequence:
catccacaggtacacctccaattgactcaaattatgtcaattagcctatcagaagcttctaaagccatgacatcattttctggaattttccaagctgtttaaaggcacagtcaacttagtgtatgtgaacttctgacacactgaaattgtgattcagtgaattataagtgaaataatctgtctgtaaacaattgttggaaaaatgacttgtgtcatgcacaaagtagatgtcctaactgacttgccaaaactatagtttgttaacaagaaatttgtggagtggttgaaaaacaagttttaatgactcgaacctaagtgtatgtaaacttccgacttcaactgtatatatatatatatatatatatatatatatatatatatatatacacacacacacatatatctcagtaccagtcaaaggtttggatacacctactcattcaagggtttttctttagttttacaattttctacattatagaataatagtgaggacatcaaaacgatgaaataacacatggaataatgtagtaaccaaaagtgtttaacaaatctaaatatatttgagattcttcaaagtagccacccctttgcattgatgacagctttgcacacttttggctttctttcaatcagcttcatgaggaatgcttttccaacagtcttgaaagagttcccacatatgctgagcacttgttggctgcttttccttcactctgtggtccaactcatcccaaaccatctcaattgggttgaggtcgggtgattgtggaggccaggtcatctgatgcagcactccattactctccttggtcaaatagctcttacacagcctgaaggtgtgttttgggtcattgtcctgttgaaaaacaaatgatagtcccagtaagcgcaaaccagatgggatggcgtatcgctgccgaatactgtggtagccatgctgtttaagtgtgcctggaattctaaataaatcactgacagtgtcaccagaaaagcagcaccacaccatcacacttcctacatgcttcatggtgggaaccacacatagagagatcatcagttcacctactctgcgtctcgcaaagacacggaggttggaaccaaaaatctcacatttgtactcatcagaccaaaggacagatttccaccggtctaatgtccattgctcgtgtttcttggcccgagCACGTCTCtgctttttattggtgtcctttagtagtggtttctttgcagtaatttgaccacgaaggccgGATTCACGCAGGCatctttgaacagttgatgttgagatgtgtctgttacttgaactctgaagcattatTTGTTAGGctgcaatttatgaggctggtaactctaatgaacttatcctctgcagcagaggtaactctgggtctttctttcctgtgacggtcctcatgagagccagtttcatcatagcacttgatgttttttgcgactgcacttgaagaaactttaaaagttcttgaaatgttctgcattgtctgaccttcatgtcttaaagtaatgatggactgttgtttctctttgcttattttagctgttattgccataatatggacttgatcttttaccaaatagggtaaatccatgtgttatttcatagttttgatgtcttcactaatattctacaatgtagaaaatagtaaaaaacaaaggaaaaacccttgaatgagtcggtgtgtccaaacttttgactggtactatgtatatatatatatatatatatatatatatatatatatatatatatatatatatataaattgcaAGTGAAATGTCCACCATACacttttttttataaatgtgctcaTACTAAATATGAGTGTGGTATTCATTCATGTCTCCACTACTGTCACCaacaatatatttttatattttatttcctAATGGCATGCTATTTTTGTGGTAATTAGTCCTAATGACCTgatccagggtttcccaaactctgcacattttggtttttggcATAGCAGTACACAGTTGATTTCAAGTAAACATCAATATTTTATCATTTGAATCAGCATTGTactgttagggcaaaaaccaaaacgtgcaccccttgttATATTATTACTAGCTATGTTGCATATGAAAAATTTATTTAGATAAAGAACTACTCCAGGGCGTAGGGGTCGCTATAAAACCAAAGGCCACCATCAAACGCCAATGGAAAATATGTTCAGCCTCTCGGAAGACAGCAGGAGCGAGaggccacagatagaacaatgagacagatctTTCACCGCATGTATAAATGTGTTGCATccgttggcgtttccactcactaccaaatatggaaCGTGATTGATTatggccgacattctgcaaattttctcatcgattaaacatttaATCTcgatacagttttctgttcccaaaactagaatatgttatgaacagagtggactaagtttagTAGACTTTTCAACAGTTTTTAAAAATCGTTCTTTAAaaggagtgcaaaggcgaatttagttattgcacacgcgcacttcagaggtggcgttccctaacggaaatattcAGATATAggctagaacgcgccaataggatctcgcaaGCTCGTGTTAAACTCGGCCCACATCCTTGCCTGTTCTCCCATCTATGACTAATTTGTTCCCATTGAAAACGGCAGGCTGTaatctatcttggtttagttataaaaatcttCGGACTGGCCACGTTGTTAGGATTCCAGAAattagcacagccacaaagtcaaaattggctatatcgtaaaaatttATGAAAACGAACATTTGCTTTTTGAACATAATTTAAGGTTGGGGTTGATgttagcagagtggttagggTTTAAAATGATAAGACAACTTGTATACatggcggggtttatgactttgtggctgtggtaactagtgacgaccgcgTTGTTTTGCTGCTAAAacaactagctagttagcggtgctaGCTAGTAAACAAACAACTGAACTGAATATGTCTGGAACTTCATCAGTAGCTGGTGAAGTATTTGTAGATGCCCTACCGTATTTTGACCAGGGTTATGATGCAGCTGGCGTCAGAGAGGCGGTAAGTATCTGCTCCATAGGCATAGTTATCAGTTGCTAACTAACGTTCGCTAGTCTAGCTAACAGGCAAGTAACTGACATAATTAGTGCAATCAGGGATCCTTAGAACGTCCCTTACCTAACCGTAACCATTTCACATGTCAACTTTATTGGGATGGCAACCATTAATGTACTGCTGGTGTACCATAACACTATCGGTGTGATCGAAGCGTAAGAGCGTCTACTAGGTGACTAAAATCTCAACGTAAAATGGGGTGACGTCCCAAGGACCTATGATAGACATGAACAAGCCATGGAAGCAAAGTAACGTTACCAGGCTACTGTCAATAATAAAAGCATTATCTTGCTAATCTGGTCGTTTTAGAATCATGCCTCAAGCAACCGCCATCATCGGCTAACGTACAATAacatacagtagctagctaggtcACCCCTCAAAGAGGTACGAGTCTAGTTAGTTTAACGTTATTATAGTACTATGCTGTCTGTTCATATGCATTCATTTCCATACACAGGCTGCAGCCTTGGTAGAAGAGGAGACTCGCAGATACAGACCTACAAAGAACTATCTCAGTTATATACCCACACCTGATTTCACTACCTTTGAAGTAAGTATCACTTACACAGTTCCACATTCTATTAAAACATAAAGCCATAAATGAATATGCACATAATGTCATGCTGTAATATGCTTATGGATTTTGACTGACTCACTGTTAACTGTGTAATCTATGATGCTCTACAATTACATTATGTGAAGCAAATACTAATGCTTATATATCACCCATCAGACTGAAATCATGAGGAACGAGTTTGAGAGGCTAGCAgcccggcagcctctggaacttcTCAGCATGAAGAGGTCAACCCAGTCTACTCTTTTGCACATAGCAAAAACAGTCCTGTTAAAAAATATTGATAACATTCAATCACCCATTCAGTTCTAACGTGATGCATTTAAACCCTTGTTGTCCTGAGTGTACACCCAACTGTTTTATTTTTCACCTGTGCAGATATGAGCTTCCAGCTCCATCGTCAGGGCAGAAGAATGACATCACTGCATGGCAGGACTGTGTGAACAACTCCATGGCTCAGCTGGAGCATCAGGCAGTGCGCATTGAGAACCTGGAGCTCATGGCACACTATGGCACCAACGC
Protein-coding regions in this window:
- the LOC139542636 gene encoding pre-mRNA-splicing factor SPF27 codes for the protein MSGTSSVAGEVFVDALPYFDQGYDAAGVREAAAALVEEETRRYRPTKNYLSYIPTPDFTTFETEIMRNEFERLAARQPLELLSMKRYELPAPSSGQKNDITAWQDCVNNSMAQLEHQAVRIENLELMAHYGTNAWKVYNDNLAFMIELAQKELQKCRKQIQDLNWQRKNDQLAGGAKLRELESNWVSLVSKNYEIERAIVQLENEVGQLKQQQGDENKENIRQDF